The segment CAAGGCGGCGACGGGCCTCCATGTCCTCCCTGACACCGACGATGATGTCATCAAGAACGGTCACGGTCAGTGGCCGACGTTCTTCAGCTTGCTGCCGTCGACGCCGTAGCCGGCCTTGCGCATGGCCCAGCCGGCAATCAGGCCGGCCACCATCACGACGATGCCGGCGATGAAAATGGGGGTGCTGGCGATAACAAAGGCGATGGAGGACACCAGGGCCCCTACCAGCATGACAATCACGCAGGTCCACGCGGCCGGGCTGTTACCGTGGCCGATGGCGTCGCTGTGGCTGGCAGCGGTCACAGGGGCCTTGCTCGCGGACACTGTGGTTTTGCTCATGTGAAAATCTCCTCAGGACGAATACTGCTTACATTCTGCCATTTATTGACCGCACCCGGGACATCGTCCGACGTCCGGACAGTCGGGTCTTACGTGGGGTCTTCTCCGCGCGAGAGGCTGTCCCAGCTATCGATCTCGTCGACGGGTCCGGAACCCGCGAGGGCTGCCCGGCTGGCGACGTCGTACTTGGTGCGCGCCTTCCAGTGCCGGCCCGCGAGCGGGAGCAGGCCACCACTCAAAGCCAGCAGCCCTGCAGCCACGACAGCGAGTACCGGGAACACGGTGGACGACGCAGCGGCGTGTCCACCCGAAATGCCGGTGGTCGCCGCAATGGTTCCTTGCGCCGCACCGAGGGGGTCTGCCAGGACCGTCACCGCGGCGACAATGATGCCTGCCGAGGCAAGCACGATGATCGTCGCAATGATCCAGCGCGAAACCTTGCCCGCAATGGACGATGCCAGTCCCCCGGCAAGGGCGACGAGCGCGAGTGCGGTCACCGCAGTTGCGGCCTTGCTCCCTTGAACGTGGAGATCGGCATTCGCCGCGGCAGCGGGATCGAGCCGGACGTTGATCCAGGTCTGTGTGGTGGTCCCGAAGACGGCAAGGGCAAGGATTGCCATGGCGAGCACGACATTGCCCTTCCGTGCCCACACGGGAGGCTTTGTGAGGGCCGTCTGGGGCCGGGCTGCGCTCACAGGGCGGGGTTCCCGTCGACGATCGTTTCCGCGGAAACCGCGTCCGGGGAAATATCGTGCAGCGATCCGGCGGTGTGCACGGCACGCAAGGGGGCAGCCGCCTTGTTCACGGTCTCGAGCGCTTCGGAAGGCTTGTGGGAATCGGCCACGATGCCGCCGCCGGCCTGGACATATGCCCGGCCTTCGCGCAACAGTGCCGAGCGGATCGCGATCGCCATGTCCATGTCGCCTGCGAAGTCCAGGTAACCCACGACGCCGCCGTAGATGCCCCGCCGGTGCGGTTCGAGTTCGTCAAGGAGACGCAATGCGCGCGGCTTGGGGGCACCGGACAGCGTGCCGGCGGGGAAGGTCGCCTTGAGCACGTCGTATGCCTTCGCCCCGGGTGCCAACTCTCCGACCACTGTCGACACGAGGTGCATGATGTGGCTGAAGCGTTCGACTTCCATGAACTGCGTGACGTCCACGGTTCCTGCCACGCAGACCTTGGACAGGTCGTTGCGGGACAAGTCCACGAGCATGAGGTGTTCGGCGCGTTCCTTCTGGTCCGCGAGCAACTCGGTGGCCAGCGCCTTGTCGGCTTCGACGGTCTTGCCACGGGGCCGCGATCCGGCAATCGGGTGGGTGATGACCTCATTGCCCGTGACCGTCACCAAGGCCTCGGGAGAGGAACCGACAATCGTGTATTCGCGGCCGTCGGGATCTTCGAGGCTGAAGAGGTACATGTATGGACTCGGGTTGGTGTTGCGCAGTACGCGGTAAACGTCCAGCGGATCCGCGGAGCACTCCATTTCGAAGCGTCGCGAAATCACCACTTGGAAGACCTCGCCATCGACGATTGCTTCCTTGCCGCGATCGATCGCGTTCAGGTAATCCTGCTCATCCCAGCGTTCCTGCACGCTGGACGCGAAGTCGAGGGCTTCGGACTGCAACACCGATACGGGCTGCTTCACCGGCGTGCTGATCTGGTCCAGCAGTCGCTTCACCCGGGCGACGGCGTCGTGCCAGGCTTCGTCGACCCGTTCGGAACTGTTGTCGAAGTTGATCGCGTTGGCGATCAACAGGACGGTGCCGTCCATGTTGTCGTGGACAGCCATGTCCGTCACGAGGTTCAGGGCCAGTTCCGGCAGGTGGAGGTCATCCTCCGGGGGGCTGGTCAGCTTCTCCCAGTGCCGGACGGTTTCCCAACCGAGGAAGCCGACAAGGCCGGAGGTGAAGGGCGGAAGGTCCGGGAAGCGGTCGGTTTGCAGGGCAGCAATGGTGTCTCGGACGGCGTCGACCGGGCTGCCGTCGACCGGCACGCCGACGGGAGGCTCGCCGATCCAGTGGGCCTGGCCGTCCTTGCTGGTCAAGGTGGCGCGGGAACGGGAACCAATGAAGGAATAGCGTGACCATGCTCCGCCGACGGCTGCCGACTCCAGGAGGAAGGTACCGGGCTGGCCATGGGCCAACTTGCGGTAGAGCCCGATGGGAGTCTCCGCGTCGGCTAGTACCCTGAGCCGGACCGGGATGACCCGGCTGTGTGCGGCGAGTTCGCGGAACTCCTCCAGGCCCGGGCTGATGATTCCAAGGTCCTGCATGGTTAGTGTTCTCCGCCTCTTCTTGTGTGCTTGCCTCAGTGGATGGTGTGTGGTGGGCTAGTCCCGCTCGCCGGTCACGGCGGCGAGGCTCCGGTCATCGAAGCATGTGCGTGTACCGGTGTGGCAGGCCGCGCCTACTTGGTCGACGCGGACCAGGAGGGCATCGCCGTCGCAATCCAGGGCCACCGATTTCACGAATTGGACGTGCCCGGAAGTGTCGCCCTTGCGCCAGTATTCCTGGCGGGAACGGGAGAAGAACGTTACGCGTCCGGTGGTCAGGGTCCGGTGCAACGCCTCGTCGTCCATCCAGCCGAGCATCAGCACTTCGTCGGTGTCGAACTGCTGGATGATCGCTGCCACAAGACCGGCAGAATCGCGCTTCAGCGCGGCGGCCAGCTCTTGCGGGAGAGGACTTACGGGCGCGACGACGGGCTCCGCGGCAAAAGCGGCAGCGGGCGTGGC is part of the Arthrobacter ramosus genome and harbors:
- the hisI gene encoding phosphoribosyl-AMP cyclohydrolase gives rise to the protein MSEQSTPPATPAAAFAAEPVVAPVSPLPQELAAALKRDSAGLVAAIIQQFDTDEVLMLGWMDDEALHRTLTTGRVTFFSRSRQEYWRKGDTSGHVQFVKSVALDCDGDALLVRVDQVGAACHTGTRTCFDDRSLAAVTGERD
- a CDS encoding Trp biosynthesis-associated membrane protein, whose amino-acid sequence is MSAARPQTALTKPPVWARKGNVVLAMAILALAVFGTTTQTWINVRLDPAAAANADLHVQGSKAATAVTALALVALAGGLASSIAGKVSRWIIATIIVLASAGIIVAAVTVLADPLGAAQGTIAATTGISGGHAAASSTVFPVLAVVAAGLLALSGGLLPLAGRHWKARTKYDVASRAALAGSGPVDEIDSWDSLSRGEDPT
- a CDS encoding anthranilate synthase component I, which codes for MQDLGIISPGLEEFRELAAHSRVIPVRLRVLADAETPIGLYRKLAHGQPGTFLLESAAVGGAWSRYSFIGSRSRATLTSKDGQAHWIGEPPVGVPVDGSPVDAVRDTIAALQTDRFPDLPPFTSGLVGFLGWETVRHWEKLTSPPEDDLHLPELALNLVTDMAVHDNMDGTVLLIANAINFDNSSERVDEAWHDAVARVKRLLDQISTPVKQPVSVLQSEALDFASSVQERWDEQDYLNAIDRGKEAIVDGEVFQVVISRRFEMECSADPLDVYRVLRNTNPSPYMYLFSLEDPDGREYTIVGSSPEALVTVTGNEVITHPIAGSRPRGKTVEADKALATELLADQKERAEHLMLVDLSRNDLSKVCVAGTVDVTQFMEVERFSHIMHLVSTVVGELAPGAKAYDVLKATFPAGTLSGAPKPRALRLLDELEPHRRGIYGGVVGYLDFAGDMDMAIAIRSALLREGRAYVQAGGGIVADSHKPSEALETVNKAAAPLRAVHTAGSLHDISPDAVSAETIVDGNPAL
- a CDS encoding HGxxPAAW family protein, which codes for MSKTTVSASKAPVTAASHSDAIGHGNSPAAWTCVIVMLVGALVSSIAFVIASTPIFIAGIVVMVAGLIAGWAMRKAGYGVDGSKLKNVGH